The genomic region AAGACGTTTTGCGCGCCAGCTTCCGGGTAAACAGGGTAAGCCCCCGACGCCACAGATGAAATTTTCTGCTCCCCCAGGGCGCAGGCGGGGCGCGGGAGTGATTTCACAAACAGTTGCTGGAAATTCAGGCCGCTGGCGGGCCTGGGTATGGCGGACGGTTTCCCCAAACGGCGTGATGACGTACAATGCCCGATCGCCCCACAGATGGGGCGTTTGCATGGACACACATCAAGGAGCGGCGACATGTCCGATTCCCAGGAAACCACCCACTTCGGCTTTCGCGATATCCCCGTCGGCGAGAAGGTGGGACAAGTGCGCCGGGTGTTCGATTCGGTGGCGGAAAAATATGACCTGATGAACGACCTGATGAGCCTGGGCATCCATCGCCTGTGGAAGCGTCAGGCCATCGCCAAGCTCAAATTGCAACCGGGCGACCACTGCCTGGATCTGGCCGGCGGCACCGGCGACCTGGCGATCCTCATGCACAAGAAGATGGAAGGTCAGGGCCGCGTGACCCTGTGCGACATCAACCTCTCCATGCTCAAGCAGGGGCGCAAGCGGCTGACCGACGAAGGCATGGTGTCGAGCATCGACTGGGTCTGCGGCAACGCCGAAAAGCTGCCGTTCCCCGATAACAGCTTCCAGGCCGCCACCATCGGCTTCGGCATCCGCAACG from Magnetofaba australis IT-1 harbors:
- the ubiE gene encoding bifunctional demethylmenaquinone methyltransferase/2-methoxy-6-polyprenyl-1,4-benzoquinol methylase UbiE, which codes for MSDSQETTHFGFRDIPVGEKVGQVRRVFDSVAEKYDLMNDLMSLGIHRLWKRQAIAKLKLQPGDHCLDLAGGTGDLAILMHKKMEGQGRVTLCDINLSMLKQGRKRLTDEGMVSSIDWVCGNAEKLPFPDNSFQAATIGFGIRNVTRIQRALDEMQRVVKPGGQVLVLEFSKVAIPFLRPIYDTYSFNLLPEIGQIVTKDRDSYQYLVESIRQFPDQETFKEMMESAGLYRVRYDNLSAGIAAIHVGFKV